One Pseudoalteromonas sp. UG3-2 DNA window includes the following coding sequences:
- a CDS encoding amino acid adenylation domain-containing protein yields MNLRNPVNALEQSIVEKPGSKGTEVNTLIDLLQYQVSAQPNAQAIVGMHGSMTFKQLEQQAQQIASALKRAGAKPDEYIGLFVDPSSELITGVWGALYGGCGYLPLSPEYPEKRIQYMIKDSNTRFILTQEHLKAKLLKMVDADVTVMSFSDLVLREPYQAQASAKNLAYMIYTSGSTGAPKGVMIEHRSVVNQLLWLGRKYEFDCNTRIVQKTPFSFDAAQWEILANAMGACVVTCDVGMYRDPLALIDTMIEYEVSVLQCVPTLLQALLDAPGIQLCSTLKRVFSGGETLTKQLAKQFFTELPDKQLTNLYGPTECTINSSAVDVTSAMLAQDSEAITIGKPVENTRYYVLDEQLKPVAQGQSGELFISGLQVARGYYNREQTTKERFISNPFSDDPEHSVLYRSGDLVKSDIDGNIHFLGRADNQVKLRGYRVELDEIKLAIEKHDWVKNAAVVIKNDQRTGFENLIACIELNKREAAVMDQGNHGEHHQSKKNKLQVKAQLSNAGFRAPQALQSSPVVDLPNKKPSLGQQRTVFARKTYRFFEGGELTEQDIVALLTATKTGSSAQQLENFTYGQFGQLLRYFGQFKSEQRLLPKYGYASPGALYATQLFVEIHQLFDLEAGIYYYHPEHHALYLVQPLAERATATFQVHFVGKQQAIEPVYKNNILEVLEMEMGHMLGLFDHVLPQFGLALGAGQYQAELQQSLTLNDDDQYLGSFEVTSGHNAVPLTSVETIVQVHKIAGLSRGQYSFREGQLQPFSEQVIDKKSVIAINQQVYERASFGISLLNHSDQSWRHYVDLGRRLQQLQMNSLNIGLMSSGYSSKSGNDLPSAERMRGILAEQGSVMKPFYFCVGGKVSDEQMQSEGMKEDSIHMRGPVEILKDDLQSRLPTYMVPNQIVAFDAFPQTANGKVDYIALKASDKLAQLGSNVPYIEPRTALEEQLAEIWKLALKWDKVSVKDNFFEGGGNSLTAVTMLNHINKALNLALPMQTLFQAPTVEDLAAHIQQCDRDSGTRLITLNDSAESAKIFCWPGLGGYPMSLKSLAEKSAEQGQFIGVQAHGINANEVPYQTISEMARADIKLLKEVQPEGPYTLWGYSFGARVAFEVAHQLESAGDTVESVYLIAPGSPELPQFNNRARVPCFSSPAFVTILFSVFFQRIRGPVLDKCLAVAKDKASFIDFVCTNHRALNKEMVTRIVEIVMQTYEFKYTFNELLERQVKAPKVIFKAQGDDYSFLESIPGYSERDTQTVHLQADHYALLKHPGVEELYAGIVAQQQEQAHFENILTA; encoded by the coding sequence ATGAATTTACGGAACCCAGTGAATGCCCTAGAGCAGTCAATTGTGGAAAAACCAGGGAGCAAGGGAACTGAGGTCAACACCCTCATTGACCTATTACAGTATCAGGTATCAGCTCAGCCCAACGCTCAAGCCATTGTTGGTATGCATGGCAGTATGACGTTTAAGCAGCTAGAACAACAAGCTCAACAAATTGCGTCAGCTTTAAAGCGGGCGGGGGCTAAGCCGGATGAATATATCGGTTTATTTGTCGACCCATCTTCAGAATTAATCACGGGTGTGTGGGGGGCTTTATACGGTGGTTGTGGTTATTTGCCCCTGTCTCCTGAATATCCAGAAAAGCGCATTCAGTATATGATTAAGGACTCAAATACACGCTTTATCCTAACCCAAGAACACCTTAAAGCTAAGTTGCTCAAGATGGTTGATGCAGACGTTACAGTGATGAGTTTTTCTGATCTGGTATTGCGTGAACCTTATCAAGCGCAAGCAAGTGCAAAGAATCTTGCTTACATGATTTACACCTCTGGCAGTACCGGGGCACCGAAAGGGGTGATGATTGAACATCGCAGTGTGGTAAATCAGCTGCTCTGGTTGGGTCGAAAGTATGAGTTTGATTGCAATACACGCATTGTGCAAAAAACACCATTTAGTTTTGATGCGGCACAATGGGAGATCCTCGCCAATGCCATGGGCGCTTGTGTAGTAACGTGTGATGTCGGCATGTATCGTGACCCACTGGCGCTGATAGACACTATGATTGAATATGAAGTAAGTGTCTTACAGTGTGTTCCTACCTTATTGCAAGCATTACTCGATGCTCCAGGTATTCAGCTTTGTAGTACATTAAAGCGAGTCTTTAGTGGTGGGGAAACGCTCACTAAACAACTTGCAAAGCAGTTTTTCACAGAGTTACCTGATAAGCAGCTGACTAACCTATATGGTCCCACTGAGTGTACGATTAACTCCTCCGCGGTGGATGTGACGAGTGCAATGTTGGCACAAGATAGCGAAGCAATCACCATTGGTAAGCCGGTTGAAAATACCCGTTATTACGTTTTAGATGAACAACTAAAGCCGGTTGCGCAAGGGCAATCTGGAGAGTTATTTATCAGTGGGTTGCAAGTTGCACGTGGCTACTATAATCGCGAACAAACCACTAAAGAGCGCTTTATTAGCAACCCATTTTCAGATGACCCCGAACATAGCGTACTGTACCGTAGCGGTGATCTAGTGAAATCGGATATTGATGGCAACATACACTTTCTTGGTCGTGCTGATAACCAGGTTAAGCTGCGAGGTTACCGGGTTGAGCTGGATGAAATTAAGCTTGCTATAGAAAAGCATGATTGGGTTAAAAATGCCGCTGTAGTGATAAAAAATGATCAACGCACTGGCTTTGAAAATCTCATTGCCTGTATTGAACTCAATAAACGAGAAGCCGCGGTGATGGATCAAGGTAACCACGGCGAACACCATCAATCAAAGAAGAATAAACTCCAAGTCAAAGCACAATTATCCAATGCCGGTTTTCGCGCACCACAGGCGCTGCAGTCTAGCCCGGTTGTCGATTTACCAAATAAAAAGCCTAGTTTGGGGCAGCAACGTACGGTTTTTGCGCGCAAAACCTACCGCTTTTTTGAAGGCGGAGAACTCACAGAGCAAGATATTGTGGCCTTGTTAACGGCAACTAAAACAGGCAGTTCAGCGCAACAGCTAGAAAACTTTACTTATGGTCAGTTTGGTCAATTGCTGCGTTACTTCGGTCAGTTCAAAAGTGAGCAAAGACTGCTGCCGAAATATGGTTATGCTTCACCTGGCGCTTTATATGCGACACAGTTATTCGTAGAAATTCATCAGTTATTCGATCTTGAAGCGGGGATTTATTACTACCATCCAGAGCACCACGCTCTGTACCTAGTTCAGCCATTAGCTGAGCGAGCCACGGCGACTTTTCAGGTGCATTTTGTTGGCAAGCAACAAGCCATTGAGCCGGTGTATAAAAATAACATTCTGGAAGTGTTAGAAATGGAAATGGGGCATATGCTGGGGCTATTTGACCACGTATTACCTCAATTCGGATTAGCGCTCGGTGCAGGGCAATATCAAGCTGAACTACAACAATCTCTCACCTTGAATGACGATGATCAATACCTTGGTTCTTTTGAAGTCACCAGTGGCCATAATGCTGTGCCACTTACCAGTGTCGAAACCATAGTTCAGGTACATAAGATTGCTGGGCTATCACGAGGGCAGTACAGTTTTCGCGAAGGTCAATTGCAGCCTTTTTCTGAGCAGGTAATCGATAAGAAAAGCGTGATTGCTATTAATCAGCAGGTATACGAGCGTGCGAGTTTCGGTATCTCGTTACTAAACCACAGTGATCAGAGCTGGCGCCATTATGTTGACCTGGGTCGCCGCTTGCAACAGCTACAAATGAACTCACTGAATATTGGGCTGATGTCCTCAGGCTATAGCTCAAAAAGTGGTAATGATTTACCTTCGGCGGAGCGTATGCGCGGTATTTTGGCTGAGCAAGGAAGTGTCATGAAGCCATTTTACTTTTGTGTTGGTGGTAAGGTTTCCGACGAGCAAATGCAAAGTGAGGGAATGAAAGAAGATTCGATCCATATGCGTGGACCGGTTGAAATTCTCAAAGATGACTTACAAAGCCGGCTACCCACATACATGGTGCCAAATCAGATCGTTGCCTTTGATGCTTTTCCTCAAACGGCAAATGGTAAAGTCGATTATATTGCCTTAAAAGCATCCGACAAACTCGCTCAGTTAGGCAGCAATGTGCCCTATATTGAGCCGCGAACCGCCCTTGAGGAACAACTGGCCGAAATCTGGAAGCTGGCGCTTAAGTGGGACAAGGTGTCCGTGAAAGATAACTTTTTTGAAGGCGGAGGCAACTCACTGACCGCGGTGACTATGCTCAACCATATCAATAAAGCCTTGAACCTTGCGCTACCCATGCAAACCTTATTTCAAGCCCCAACGGTGGAAGACCTTGCGGCGCATATTCAACAATGTGATCGCGATTCCGGAACACGTTTAATTACACTGAATGACAGTGCTGAGTCAGCTAAAATATTCTGTTGGCCTGGATTAGGCGGATACCCTATGAGTCTCAAGTCTTTAGCTGAAAAGTCAGCGGAGCAGGGCCAATTTATTGGTGTTCAAGCTCATGGAATTAATGCCAATGAAGTCCCTTATCAAACCATTAGTGAAATGGCTCGAGCAGACATTAAGCTACTCAAAGAAGTGCAACCCGAAGGTCCATACACGCTGTGGGGGTACTCCTTTGGTGCTCGAGTGGCGTTTGAAGTGGCCCACCAGTTAGAGTCCGCAGGCGATACTGTGGAGAGTGTATATCTGATTGCACCGGGCTCTCCGGAGTTGCCGCAATTTAATAACCGTGCACGCGTGCCATGTTTTAGCTCACCGGCATTTGTCACTATTTTATTTTCGGTGTTCTTTCAGCGGATCCGAGGCCCAGTACTTGATAAATGCTTAGCGGTAGCCAAGGACAAGGCGAGTTTTATTGATTTTGTCTGTACTAACCACCGCGCGTTAAATAAAGAAATGGTCACTCGTATTGTCGAGATTGTGATGCAGACATACGAATTCAAATACACCTTTAACGAGTTATTGGAGCGCCAAGTCAAGGCTCCTAAGGTGATATTTAAAGCCCAAGGCGACGACTATTCATTCCTAGAAAGCATCCCAGGCTACAGTGAGCGTGATACCCAAACCGTACATCTGCAAGCCGATCACTATGCGTTGTTAAAACACCCTGGGGTCGAAGAGCTTTATGCCGGTATTGTGGCACAGCAACAAGAGCAAGCGCATTTCGAAAACATCCTAACCGCTTAA
- a CDS encoding MarR family winged helix-turn-helix transcriptional regulator: MQKNDLVDTVIAQWHQERPDLDPSPMAVMGRLVRTDALFSKELHKVFTQFGLNGGEFDVLATLRRSGKPYTLTPNQLLQSLMLTSGSMTNRIDKLENKGLVKRSPDPNDRRGVMVSLSAEGLELIDEVVAAHVQKGHELLSPFSDEEKDQLAQLLKKLLVSLNH, encoded by the coding sequence ATGCAGAAAAATGATTTGGTAGATACCGTAATAGCGCAGTGGCACCAGGAAAGGCCGGATCTTGATCCATCACCCATGGCTGTAATGGGACGGTTAGTGCGTACTGATGCCCTATTTAGTAAAGAACTTCATAAAGTTTTTACCCAGTTCGGACTCAATGGTGGTGAATTTGACGTGTTAGCAACCCTGCGTCGCTCGGGTAAACCGTATACGCTAACCCCCAATCAGTTATTACAAAGCTTAATGCTCACCTCTGGTTCTATGACCAACCGGATTGATAAACTGGAAAACAAAGGCCTAGTAAAACGTAGCCCAGATCCTAACGATCGCCGTGGTGTAATGGTTTCGTTATCAGCTGAAGGGTTAGAGCTCATTGATGAAGTCGTGGCGGCTCACGTACAAAAGGGTCATGAATTACTTTCGCCATTCAGCGACGAAGAAAAAGACCAACTTGCGCAGTTACTAAAAAAGTTACTAGTCAGTCTAAACCACTAA
- a CDS encoding arylamine N-acetyltransferase family protein gives MMTLQNYIESLQLTYTAPSAEQLHEFQEKHLALYSFSSINALKAEILPLDEAALLQRVVLKQQGGYCFELNKLAYLALHQLGYEVTPLLARVLLNGREDNGRTHRLTLVHLAGESYLCDVGFGSKSPQRPLPVSKSGIVEAGHYRYKITRDNHSLRVDVLHPESVSLYSAELSQVNEMDCDIAHFYSHQHPESNFVKNLILSRVANGKRYTIRNLQFSELDERSQLRSQTIITSPQQLLQLIRNIFLINLSTAQAEHLFSRARANAC, from the coding sequence ATGATGACACTGCAAAATTATATCGAGTCGTTACAATTAACCTACACCGCCCCTTCAGCTGAGCAGTTACATGAATTTCAGGAAAAGCACCTGGCACTGTATAGTTTTTCCAGTATAAATGCGTTGAAAGCGGAAATTCTGCCTTTAGATGAAGCCGCACTGTTGCAACGCGTGGTGCTAAAACAGCAAGGTGGCTACTGCTTTGAACTTAATAAACTGGCTTATTTAGCGTTACATCAGCTTGGCTATGAAGTTACGCCGTTATTAGCAAGGGTACTGCTGAATGGCCGTGAAGATAACGGTAGAACCCACCGACTAACCTTGGTCCATTTAGCAGGCGAGAGTTATTTGTGTGATGTTGGGTTTGGTTCGAAGTCGCCACAACGGCCATTGCCAGTATCAAAGTCAGGGATAGTCGAAGCTGGACACTACCGTTATAAAATAACACGTGATAATCATTCTCTCAGGGTTGATGTATTGCATCCCGAAAGCGTCAGTTTATATAGTGCAGAGTTGAGCCAAGTGAACGAAATGGATTGCGATATTGCGCATTTTTATAGTCACCAGCATCCAGAGTCTAACTTCGTCAAGAATCTGATTTTGTCACGTGTGGCTAATGGTAAACGTTATACTATCCGAAATTTGCAGTTTAGTGAGTTGGATGAGCGCAGTCAGTTACGCTCACAAACCATAATTACTTCGCCGCAGCAGTTATTGCAGCTGATCCGTAATATCTTTTTAATTAACCTATCAACGGCGCAAGCAGAGCATCTATTCTCTCGAGCTCGGGCAAATGCATGCTAG
- a CDS encoding alpha/beta hydrolase codes for MKKNNWVNTVISAAAFALLTACNGGSSTHSQNEINKDDKQLVGGMRKFSLNERIYYMTPPQDIPKNKAYKLLLAFHGSGGTGYGMAAMTQFHKQDDDYLVVYPKSKNEEWNEGCGCNKAHRLGIDDLGFVDDLIQQLKSQYDIIDGEIYAAGFSQGGLFVQNLLCNRSDVFQGIVTVAAPMSYQLGMACNLTTPTNYRIMHGKKDNVLPYHGQSGVNFGLFSSTQAIDIVAKLNTQQTKYIDEVIGQGVTLRYYPDKSVKTELISVAQASHNWNLSPVETTKSIMTFFKSSSRHPLPTGSDLYQVSGNYYHVRHTLAQPEKPTVVMLSGANMHFHSDSAWFALLQPYLETKFNVVVIDRLGQGLSSTVEAPSMAQFAADLPVLFNKLALNDVHLLSFANSNSVPLIAMQQSGEFKQQVASMLWLDPDILMPHSVALYQGFPVDLYRDYGQTLIDHVAAGNWQEKMDGKITAEKAHVEALMANNDYAQYMDWDYFNLIMQTRHSIAAQLTRVHEVMNYHDDLELVKDWQPDGSIPISIIDSDFESENIAQAEDEALKAKLLKWQSEGRKWSQEVATASGGQYIPLSSTEHLIPFTHPEVIEQALLELSQ; via the coding sequence ATGAAAAAGAATAACTGGGTAAACACTGTTATCAGCGCTGCTGCATTTGCGCTTTTAACTGCTTGTAATGGTGGCTCAAGCACTCATTCGCAAAATGAAATCAATAAAGACGATAAACAGCTCGTTGGTGGTATGCGAAAATTTTCTTTAAACGAGCGCATTTACTATATGACGCCACCGCAGGACATACCTAAAAATAAAGCGTATAAATTATTACTGGCCTTCCATGGTTCTGGTGGCACGGGTTATGGCATGGCTGCAATGACACAGTTTCATAAACAAGATGATGACTATTTAGTGGTCTATCCTAAATCAAAAAATGAAGAATGGAATGAGGGCTGTGGTTGTAACAAGGCCCATCGCCTTGGCATCGATGATCTTGGATTTGTTGATGACCTAATTCAGCAGTTGAAAAGTCAATACGATATTATTGACGGCGAAATTTATGCAGCTGGTTTTTCCCAAGGTGGCTTATTTGTGCAGAACTTGCTGTGTAACCGCTCAGACGTTTTTCAGGGCATAGTGACGGTGGCTGCCCCAATGTCTTATCAACTAGGTATGGCGTGTAACCTAACCACACCCACTAATTATCGGATAATGCATGGTAAGAAAGATAATGTGTTACCGTATCATGGTCAAAGTGGCGTCAATTTTGGTTTGTTTTCATCAACCCAAGCAATTGATATTGTGGCTAAGTTGAATACCCAGCAAACCAAATACATTGATGAAGTTATCGGCCAAGGTGTAACACTAAGGTATTACCCTGATAAAAGCGTGAAAACGGAACTGATTAGTGTGGCGCAAGCATCTCATAACTGGAACTTATCTCCAGTTGAGACCACAAAGTCAATTATGACGTTTTTCAAATCGAGCAGTCGCCACCCCTTGCCGACAGGGTCTGACCTGTATCAGGTAAGTGGGAATTATTACCATGTGAGACATACCTTAGCGCAACCTGAGAAACCTACAGTGGTCATGCTCTCAGGCGCTAATATGCACTTTCATAGTGACAGTGCTTGGTTTGCTTTGTTGCAGCCCTACTTGGAAACAAAATTTAATGTGGTGGTAATAGATCGGTTAGGTCAAGGGCTAAGCAGTACTGTAGAGGCTCCCTCGATGGCGCAATTTGCCGCAGACTTGCCAGTACTATTTAATAAATTAGCACTCAATGACGTGCACCTTCTGAGTTTTGCCAATAGTAACTCGGTGCCATTGATTGCCATGCAGCAATCAGGTGAATTTAAGCAACAAGTTGCCAGTATGCTATGGCTCGACCCAGATATTTTAATGCCTCACTCTGTTGCACTTTATCAGGGCTTCCCGGTGGATTTATACCGTGACTATGGTCAAACCTTAATTGACCATGTTGCTGCAGGCAATTGGCAAGAGAAAATGGATGGCAAGATCACTGCGGAAAAAGCCCATGTTGAGGCGCTAATGGCCAATAATGATTATGCACAATACATGGACTGGGACTACTTTAATCTGATCATGCAAACGCGACACAGTATTGCTGCTCAGCTCACTCGAGTTCATGAAGTGATGAACTATCATGATGACTTAGAGCTAGTCAAGGATTGGCAACCTGATGGCAGTATCCCAATCAGTATTATCGACAGTGACTTTGAAAGTGAAAACATTGCTCAGGCGGAAGATGAAGCGCTTAAAGCCAAGTTACTAAAGTGGCAAAGCGAAGGCCGAAAATGGTCACAGGAGGTGGCGACTGCAAGTGGTGGTCAGTATATACCACTGAGTTCTACCGAGCACCTCATTCCATTTACTCATCCAGAGGTGATCGAGCAGGCACTGCTTGAACTATCACAATAG
- a CDS encoding winged helix-turn-helix domain-containing protein encodes MQYQLGPLNFDSKNRILSNEQAALRLEPKPFAILMTLMSAQGNVVSRDELTTQVWQGRVVSESAINKAISALRQHLATLAPNTEFIETIPTLGYRLVASLQPLQQGNNKQSHYKKALYLGIAATMIIAITVALFVFSTSWQHQPSTVMQPQKVMGKAGIELKLSAAPNLQTFSYTHPIEAGLAELWLATPHGERHLFSANIRSQALSRHASHIAYVEQSSACEVKVYNIADEQHRSLFPCREVEKVRLTWGSTDQQLLYRKRESIHSGYGIYRYDINTNKHTQLTLPPTRGNLRGDHLFSLSYNNKLLAVARYLGENQQRISLFSYPDMTLLASKEVPHNITAFSWSWDTETLYFAAATSIYALKRSSNQVTPIHTLTAAIESLALLDSNNTVLFNQYRLNTTVQYYHAKQQKTESLVDNQALNRLPKAVISNQAWYISDHGANSGLWSIDTRNGNHRQLPLPHPFEFQRYQISSKGTEVLYEYRDGIYRFDTLTAHTEQLISPELKPYVANYGSTESEIIYSSERSGNWQLWSFNTISKVHQQLTQYGGYSGYRQGDTLFFTKFTQPGIWQLAGNKESLLVADVPIRNWLNWRLHNNQLYYERDNRIWRYNLETDQETLHFMPPTGFSHQFDVLANGDVVFTQLKQHSGEIWRLKVPL; translated from the coding sequence ATGCAGTATCAGTTAGGTCCACTCAATTTTGATAGCAAAAACCGTATACTGAGCAATGAACAAGCAGCGCTAAGGCTTGAACCTAAGCCCTTTGCCATTTTAATGACACTGATGTCAGCACAAGGCAACGTAGTATCTCGCGATGAATTAACTACTCAAGTTTGGCAAGGGCGCGTGGTGTCAGAAAGTGCCATTAATAAAGCCATTTCAGCCTTACGCCAACACCTCGCCACACTCGCTCCTAACACCGAGTTCATTGAAACCATACCGACCTTAGGCTACCGCTTAGTGGCGAGCCTTCAGCCTCTGCAGCAAGGTAACAACAAACAAAGTCACTATAAAAAGGCGCTTTACCTAGGTATCGCTGCCACTATGATTATTGCCATAACAGTGGCTCTGTTTGTATTTTCAACCAGCTGGCAACACCAACCCAGCACAGTGATGCAACCACAAAAAGTCATGGGCAAAGCCGGTATTGAGCTGAAACTCAGTGCGGCACCGAACCTACAAACCTTTAGTTACACCCATCCTATTGAGGCCGGGCTGGCGGAACTTTGGTTGGCAACACCCCATGGCGAAAGGCATTTATTCAGTGCCAATATTCGCTCGCAAGCGCTGAGCCGTCATGCCTCTCATATTGCTTATGTTGAACAGAGCTCCGCATGTGAAGTAAAAGTGTATAATATCGCCGATGAGCAACACCGCTCGTTGTTTCCCTGTCGCGAAGTTGAAAAAGTTAGGCTGACTTGGGGCAGTACAGATCAACAACTGCTTTATCGTAAAAGAGAAAGTATCCATAGTGGCTATGGTATCTACCGCTATGATATCAATACCAATAAACACACTCAGTTGACCTTACCACCTACTCGAGGCAACTTGCGCGGCGATCACCTGTTTAGCCTTTCCTATAATAATAAGCTATTAGCCGTAGCAAGGTACCTTGGCGAAAACCAACAACGTATTTCGCTGTTTAGTTATCCCGACATGACGCTGCTTGCATCTAAAGAAGTGCCCCACAATATCACCGCATTTAGCTGGTCTTGGGATACCGAGACACTCTATTTTGCTGCGGCAACGAGCATATACGCACTAAAGCGTAGCAGTAATCAGGTAACACCTATACACACACTAACTGCCGCTATCGAAAGTTTGGCTTTGCTCGATAGCAATAACACCGTGTTATTTAATCAATATCGCTTGAATACCACTGTGCAGTACTACCATGCTAAGCAACAGAAAACAGAGTCGCTGGTTGATAATCAGGCGCTTAACCGTCTCCCTAAGGCCGTTATCTCTAACCAAGCGTGGTATATTTCGGATCATGGCGCCAATTCTGGACTGTGGAGTATAGACACGCGTAACGGCAACCACCGGCAGCTTCCTCTGCCGCACCCTTTTGAGTTTCAACGTTATCAAATCAGCAGCAAAGGCACAGAGGTATTGTACGAGTACCGCGATGGCATATATCGCTTTGATACCTTAACCGCTCATACCGAACAGCTCATTAGTCCTGAGCTCAAGCCTTATGTCGCTAATTATGGTAGTACGGAGAGCGAAATTATCTACAGCAGTGAGCGCTCTGGTAACTGGCAACTGTGGTCATTTAATACTATTTCCAAAGTACACCAACAGCTCACACAATATGGCGGCTATAGTGGTTATCGCCAAGGTGATACGTTATTTTTTACTAAGTTTACCCAACCAGGTATTTGGCAATTGGCAGGAAATAAAGAAAGCTTATTGGTTGCCGATGTGCCTATTCGCAACTGGTTGAACTGGCGTTTGCATAATAACCAGTTGTATTACGAAAGAGATAATCGTATTTGGCGTTATAACCTAGAAACAGATCAGGAAACACTTCACTTCATGCCTCCAACTGGCTTCAGCCACCAGTTTGATGTCTTGGCTAACGGTGATGTGGTATTTACTCAACTAAAGCAACACAGCGGTGAGATCTGGCGACTTAAGGTGCCGCTGTAG
- the rpmG gene encoding 50S ribosomal protein L33, with protein MRDKIRLVSTAGTGYFYTTDKNKRNMPEKMEIKKYDPKARKHVIFKEAKIK; from the coding sequence ATGCGTGATAAGATCCGTTTAGTTTCTACTGCTGGTACTGGTTATTTCTACACTACCGACAAGAACAAGCGTAACATGCCTGAAAAAATGGAGATCAAAAAGTACGACCCTAAGGCTCGTAAACACGTGATCTTCAAAGAAGCAAAAATCAAGTAA
- the rpmB gene encoding 50S ribosomal protein L28 — protein sequence MSKVCQVTGKRPVVGNHRSHARNATKRRFLPNLQTHRFWVESEKRFVSLRTTTKGMRIIDKKGIDAVLADIRARGEKV from the coding sequence ATGTCTAAAGTCTGTCAAGTTACAGGTAAGCGCCCAGTGGTTGGTAACCACCGTTCGCACGCGCGCAACGCTACTAAGCGTCGTTTCCTACCTAACCTACAAACTCACCGTTTTTGGGTTGAAAGCGAAAAGCGTTTCGTTTCACTACGCACTACTACTAAAGGTATGCGTATTATCGATAAAAAAGGCATCGACGCGGTACTAGCTGATATCCGTGCTCGCGGCGAAAAAGTGTAA
- the radC gene encoding RadC family protein has product MQISALPKATRPREKLLAQGAEALSDAELLAIFLRTGIKGLNAIELAESLLQQQQSLQRLFDAPLQEFAMLKGLGVAKYTQLQAVLELSRRYLKEQCVRETVFQNPSAVRAYLTARLKGLSHEVFMVLYLDNQNRLIKDDILFHGTINAASVYPREVVKAALKEHAASLIFAHNHPSGVAEPSEADKLITKKLCQGLALVDINVLDHLIIAGSDCISFAERGLI; this is encoded by the coding sequence ATGCAAATATCCGCACTGCCCAAAGCCACGCGTCCCCGTGAAAAGCTACTTGCCCAAGGCGCTGAAGCGCTCAGTGACGCCGAACTGCTAGCGATCTTTTTGCGCACCGGAATAAAAGGATTAAATGCCATTGAATTGGCAGAGTCGTTGTTGCAGCAACAGCAGTCGCTGCAGCGCTTATTTGATGCCCCGCTGCAGGAGTTTGCTATGCTGAAAGGACTCGGGGTGGCAAAATACACCCAGTTGCAGGCGGTGTTGGAGCTAAGTCGCCGTTATTTAAAAGAGCAATGTGTCCGTGAGACCGTATTTCAAAACCCCAGTGCCGTCAGAGCGTATTTGACCGCAAGGCTAAAAGGTTTGAGCCATGAGGTATTTATGGTGCTCTATCTTGATAACCAAAATCGCTTAATCAAAGATGATATTTTATTTCATGGCACCATTAATGCCGCCTCGGTGTATCCTCGGGAAGTGGTTAAGGCGGCATTAAAAGAGCATGCTGCATCGCTCATTTTTGCCCACAACCATCCTTCGGGGGTTGCTGAGCCCAGTGAAGCCGATAAGTTAATTACGAAAAAACTTTGCCAAGGGTTAGCCTTGGTAGATATAAATGTCTTAGATCATTTAATTATTGCTGGAAGTGACTGCATTTCGTTTGCCGAACGTGGCCTAATTTAA